The following coding sequences lie in one Calidithermus timidus DSM 17022 genomic window:
- a CDS encoding sensor histidine kinase produces MEAIVGLKALERAWEQAREGVVLHAEERVTYLNPEAARLLEVARERVLGRPLMLALRDHRLERLCREGGQARLELRGRYLWAKAVPGALLLLDQTAELQRLEALEESSRVLAHEFRTPVAGMLSLIEALQQGLTKEQEQEVLGLILQEAQRLRRLVEDLPLNRLPGQERTFAFEELRPRLERFLAPQLAERSAWITWKIPHTVRANPDAVYQALLNLLDNALKYGPGGEVIVESGQDEQGVWLEVRDFGTPLGDYEPLFQPGKRGYHAASVRGSGLGLALVRRLAAGWSGQAYGKAWEGGNAFGLRFPYDRG; encoded by the coding sequence GTGGAAGCCATCGTCGGCCTCAAAGCCCTCGAGCGCGCTTGGGAACAGGCCCGCGAGGGCGTGGTGCTGCACGCCGAGGAGCGCGTGACTTACCTCAACCCCGAGGCCGCGCGGCTGCTGGAGGTCGCGCGGGAGCGGGTGCTGGGCAGGCCCCTGATGCTGGCGTTGCGCGACCACCGCCTCGAGCGGCTGTGCCGCGAGGGGGGTCAGGCCCGGCTCGAGTTGCGCGGGCGGTACCTGTGGGCCAAGGCCGTGCCGGGGGCGCTGCTCCTGCTCGACCAGACCGCTGAGCTGCAGCGCCTGGAGGCCCTGGAGGAGTCTAGCCGGGTGTTGGCCCACGAGTTTCGCACCCCGGTAGCCGGCATGCTCTCCCTGATCGAGGCCCTGCAGCAGGGTTTGACGAAGGAGCAAGAGCAAGAGGTGTTGGGGTTGATTCTGCAGGAAGCCCAGCGTTTGCGGCGACTGGTCGAGGACCTTCCCCTGAACCGTCTGCCGGGTCAGGAGCGCACCTTCGCCTTCGAGGAGCTGCGCCCCCGGCTCGAGCGCTTCCTGGCCCCTCAGCTCGCCGAGCGCAGCGCCTGGATCACCTGGAAGATTCCCCACACCGTTCGGGCCAACCCCGACGCGGTGTACCAAGCCCTCCTGAACCTGCTCGACAACGCGCTCAAGTACGGCCCTGGCGGAGAGGTCATCGTCGAGAGTGGCCAGGACGAGCAGGGGGTGTGGCTCGAGGTGCGCGACTTCGGCACCCCCCTGGGCGATTACGAGCCACTGTTCCAGCCAGGCAAGCGCGGCTACCACGCCGCCAGCGTGCGCGGCTCGGGGCTGGGGCTGGCCCTGGTGCGCCGCCTGGCCGCAGGCTGGAGTGGTCAGGCCTATGGCAAAGCCTGGGAGGGGGGCAATGCCTTCGGTTTGCGTTTTCCCTACGATAGGGGCTGA
- the phoU gene encoding phosphate signaling complex protein PhoU, which yields MREALDQELARLTQESIRMVSLVREMVHKSAKALAEQDPALANEVIAQDKNEVDPLELKIENDMIVLMARQGLVASDLRLAMTIIKSLTDLERAGDYAAHVAEDVIVLAKEPPLKNYVILPEMAHRLAGMLDLIAKAMAERDQEAAREVLRRDDEVDGMYESVTRELLTYMMEDPRTISKALTLMRIARSYERLGDHLENVAERILYWLTGRMEKKPEDVHG from the coding sequence ATGCGTGAAGCCTTAGACCAAGAACTCGCCCGACTTACCCAAGAGAGCATCCGCATGGTCTCTCTGGTGCGCGAAATGGTGCATAAAAGCGCCAAAGCCCTCGCCGAGCAGGATCCGGCCTTAGCCAATGAGGTCATCGCCCAGGACAAGAACGAGGTGGACCCCCTCGAGCTCAAAATCGAGAACGACATGATCGTCCTGATGGCCCGCCAGGGGCTCGTCGCCAGCGACCTACGTCTCGCCATGACCATCATCAAGTCCCTCACCGACCTCGAGCGGGCCGGGGACTACGCAGCCCACGTGGCCGAGGACGTGATCGTGCTGGCCAAGGAGCCGCCGCTCAAGAACTACGTGATCCTGCCTGAGATGGCGCACCGCCTGGCGGGGATGCTCGACCTGATCGCCAAGGCCATGGCCGAGCGCGACCAGGAAGCCGCCCGCGAGGTTCTGCGCCGCGACGATGAGGTGGACGGGATGTACGAGTCGGTGACGCGGGAGCTGCTGACTTACATGATGGAAGACCCCCGCACCATCTCCAAAGCCCTCACCCTCATGCGCATTGCCCGCAGCTACGAGCGGCTGGGCGACCACCTGGAAAACGTCGCCGAGCGCATCCTCTACTGGCTCACCGGGCGCATGGAGAAAAAACCCGAGGACGTCCACGGCTGA
- the lpdA gene encoding dihydrolipoyl dehydrogenase, translated as MPKHQLVVIGAGPGGYVAAIKAAQLGLEVACVEREQALGGTCLRVGCIPSKALLEASEKFYEAKKGALIGVKFQDVSLDLPAIMAHKDKVVQANTDGVSFLFKKNKVTRYLGHARFVSTHKLMVEGPEGQTELEFERCIIATGSKVAMLKGVEVDYRTIITSDEAIALEQVPETMVVIGGGVIGLELGSVWSRLGSKVTVLEYLPRILGGMDGELSRAAEKILKKQGLDIRTSQKVTRAYVKDGKGVVEVEGGETFTADKVLLAASRVPNTEGLGLEAAGITLDGRGRIPVNDRFQTSVPNIYAIGDVIPGPMLAHKAEEDGIAAVEGMVTGWGHVDYNTVPNVVYTHPEIASVGQTEEELKEAGIPYKKGSFPFQANGRARAMGDTEGFVKVLAHAQTDRVLGVHIIGPRAGDLIAEAATAMTFKASSEDIGRASHAHPTLAEALKEAAMAAYDKPIHI; from the coding sequence ATGCCAAAACATCAACTCGTCGTCATCGGTGCGGGGCCTGGAGGTTACGTGGCTGCCATCAAGGCTGCACAGCTCGGCCTCGAGGTAGCCTGCGTAGAGCGGGAGCAGGCCCTGGGCGGCACCTGCTTGCGGGTAGGCTGCATTCCCTCCAAGGCGCTGCTGGAAGCCAGCGAGAAGTTCTACGAGGCCAAGAAGGGCGCGCTCATCGGGGTGAAGTTCCAGGACGTGAGCTTAGACCTCCCCGCCATAATGGCCCACAAGGACAAGGTGGTGCAGGCTAACACCGACGGGGTGAGCTTCTTATTCAAAAAGAACAAGGTCACCCGCTATTTGGGCCACGCCCGCTTCGTCTCGACCCACAAGCTGATGGTGGAGGGCCCCGAGGGTCAGACCGAGCTCGAGTTCGAGCGCTGTATCATCGCCACCGGCTCCAAGGTGGCCATGCTGAAGGGAGTCGAAGTCGACTACCGGACCATCATCACCTCCGACGAAGCTATCGCGCTCGAGCAGGTTCCCGAAACCATGGTGGTGATCGGGGGTGGGGTGATCGGCCTCGAGCTGGGTTCGGTCTGGAGCCGCCTGGGCTCGAAAGTGACGGTTTTGGAGTACTTGCCGCGCATCCTGGGGGGTATGGACGGCGAACTCTCCCGCGCTGCCGAGAAGATCCTCAAGAAGCAGGGCCTCGACATCCGCACCTCGCAGAAGGTCACGCGGGCCTACGTCAAGGACGGCAAGGGTGTGGTTGAGGTCGAAGGGGGCGAGACCTTCACCGCCGACAAGGTGCTGCTGGCGGCGAGCCGGGTGCCCAACACCGAGGGGCTGGGGCTCGAGGCCGCGGGCATCACCCTCGATGGCCGGGGGCGCATCCCGGTCAACGATCGCTTCCAGACCAGCGTCCCAAACATCTATGCCATCGGCGACGTGATCCCTGGCCCAATGCTGGCCCACAAAGCCGAGGAAGACGGCATCGCTGCGGTGGAGGGTATGGTCACGGGTTGGGGCCACGTGGACTACAACACCGTACCCAACGTGGTCTACACCCATCCCGAGATCGCCTCGGTGGGCCAGACCGAAGAAGAGCTCAAGGAGGCGGGTATTCCCTACAAGAAGGGCAGCTTCCCCTTCCAGGCCAACGGGCGGGCGCGGGCCATGGGCGATACCGAGGGCTTTGTTAAGGTGCTCGCCCACGCCCAGACGGACCGGGTGCTGGGGGTTCATATCATCGGTCCCCGTGCGGGCGACCTCATCGCCGAAGCCGCTACCGCCATGACCTTCAAGGCTTCCTCAGAAGACATTGGCCGGGCCTCCCACGCCCACCCCACGCTGGCCGAAGCCCTCAAGGAGGCGGCGATGGCGGCGTACGACAAGCCGATTCATATCTGA
- the odhB gene encoding 2-oxoglutarate dehydrogenase complex dihydrolipoyllysine-residue succinyltransferase has translation MAVELKVPAVGESITEVEIGQWLKKEGEAVKVDEPLVELVTDKATLELPSPVSGVLGKILISSGVAKVGDVVAMLEEGAAPAARPEAEAAPQAQPAQPAQPIAMPAAERLMAHSGITPAQVQPSGPGGRILKEDVQQAIATKPAPAPAPTPTPTVPLTPKAPGERKDDVVPMTPLRRRIAERLLAAKQNTAMLTTFNEADMGMVMELRKEYGEGFQKKYGVKLGFMSFFVRAVVQALQEIPQLNAEIRGGDIVYHRYYDIGIAVGGGEGLVVPVIRDADKLSMAQIEAIIADYGARVREKKIKPEELMGGTFTITNGGIYGSLNSTPILNPPQVGILGMHAIVERPVVRNGQVVIRPMMNLALSYDHRIVDGREAVTFLKRVKELIENPVRLALEV, from the coding sequence ATGGCCGTAGAACTCAAAGTGCCCGCGGTGGGCGAATCCATTACCGAGGTGGAGATCGGGCAGTGGCTCAAGAAGGAAGGTGAGGCGGTGAAGGTCGACGAGCCGCTGGTGGAACTCGTCACCGACAAGGCCACCCTCGAGCTACCCTCCCCGGTAAGCGGCGTGCTGGGCAAGATTCTGATCTCATCCGGCGTGGCCAAGGTGGGCGACGTGGTGGCGATGCTCGAGGAAGGTGCTGCCCCGGCAGCCCGTCCCGAAGCTGAAGCTGCACCCCAGGCCCAGCCCGCTCAGCCCGCTCAACCCATCGCCATGCCCGCTGCCGAGCGCCTGATGGCCCACAGCGGCATCACCCCGGCCCAGGTGCAGCCCTCCGGCCCCGGCGGGCGCATCCTCAAGGAGGACGTCCAGCAGGCCATTGCCACCAAGCCCGCTCCGGCTCCGGCACCCACGCCTACGCCCACAGTACCCCTCACCCCCAAGGCCCCCGGCGAGCGCAAGGACGATGTGGTGCCCATGACCCCGCTGCGCCGCCGCATCGCCGAGCGGTTGCTGGCGGCCAAGCAGAACACCGCCATGCTCACCACCTTCAACGAGGCCGACATGGGCATGGTGATGGAGCTGCGCAAAGAATACGGCGAGGGTTTCCAGAAGAAGTACGGGGTGAAGCTGGGTTTCATGAGCTTCTTTGTCAGGGCCGTGGTGCAGGCGTTGCAGGAAATCCCGCAACTCAACGCCGAGATTCGCGGTGGTGACATCGTTTATCACCGCTACTACGACATCGGTATCGCGGTGGGTGGGGGTGAGGGGCTGGTGGTGCCGGTGATCCGCGACGCCGACAAGCTCTCCATGGCCCAGATCGAGGCGATCATCGCCGACTACGGCGCGAGGGTGCGCGAGAAGAAGATCAAGCCGGAGGAGTTGATGGGCGGCACCTTCACCATCACCAACGGCGGAATTTACGGTTCCTTGAACTCTACCCCCATCCTCAACCCGCCCCAGGTGGGCATCTTGGGCATGCACGCCATCGTCGAGCGTCCGGTGGTCAGGAATGGCCAGGTGGTGATCCGCCCCATGATGAACCTGGCCCTCTCTTACGACCACCGCATCGTGGACGGGCGCGAGGCGGTGACCTTTCTCAAGCGGGTGAAGGAGCTCATCGAGAACCCAGTTCGGCTGGCGCTGGAAGTATAG
- a CDS encoding 2-oxoglutarate dehydrogenase E1 component: protein MERAVDSANLAYLEALFNDYQQNPSSVSPEWQGYFARTLADGRLSNGLAATVGAAALPADLADFLLKATRLISAYRERGHLAARIDPLGRPRPPVPELELGYHGLSAADLERPIPPGLVSGAETLGQAVQRLKERYTGSMGIEIGHLDDPEVRRWIEARIEDGAFPQPDASTRKRIYERLMQATLFEEFLQKKYLGAKTFSTEGSEAIIALLDLAMEQAARQGVTEVVMGMAHRGRLNVLVNIVGKPMRDIFLEFEEQFPEGYHGDVKYHLGHSNDIQTPGGPLHISLNFNPSHLEFVGAVAMGRLRAKQDRFGDTERKKGLLVVVHGDAAFIGEGIVQETLNISGLRAYTVGGALHVILNNQVGFTTDPSDYTAGRYSTEIAKMIESPIFHVNAEDPDAVYAAVVMAMEFRAAFKRDVFIDLVGFRRRGHNETDEPAFTQPEMYRIIASKPPAYQGYFPKLEAAGVLSKAEAEAMAQEYQVKLDAAFAEARSAPSTVRPHAGGGIWSGYHGGPENGTPDVDTGVALERLYELMKGLTTLPEDFNLHPKLGRFVQGRAEMGEGKRPLDWAAAEALAFASLAAEGHRVRMSGQDVVRGTFTQRHGGYTDTVTGRRYIPAQHLVEGQAPVELYNSALSEAGVLGFEYGYSLDAPDGLVIWEAQYGDFVNTAQVIIDQFIASAEVKWSRLSGLVMLLPHGMEGGGPEHSSARLERFLQLCATDNMQVTYPSTPAQYFHLLRRQVKRPWRKPLIVMTPKSLLRNPEAVSPIEELTKGRFQRVLPDSTGADPKRVSRVLLCSGKVFYDLEAARKAAGKEDVAIVRLEQFYPFPEGELAAALEPFGKKVPVYWVQEEPSNMGAWWFLKARFGHLIYGHAFEGIARPESSSPAVGSSKVHKREQEQLVREALGL, encoded by the coding sequence ATGGAGCGAGCGGTGGACAGCGCCAACCTGGCCTACCTCGAGGCCCTTTTCAACGATTACCAGCAAAACCCATCCAGCGTCAGCCCTGAGTGGCAGGGGTACTTTGCCAGAACCCTGGCCGATGGCAGGCTGAGCAATGGCTTAGCTGCTACGGTAGGTGCGGCGGCCCTGCCCGCCGATTTGGCCGACTTTCTACTCAAGGCCACCCGGCTGATCTCGGCCTACCGCGAGCGTGGTCATCTGGCTGCCCGGATCGATCCCTTGGGCCGGCCACGTCCCCCGGTGCCTGAACTCGAGCTGGGATACCACGGTCTGAGCGCCGCCGACCTCGAGCGCCCCATCCCGCCCGGCCTGGTGAGCGGGGCCGAGACCCTGGGGCAGGCTGTACAGCGCCTGAAGGAGCGCTACACCGGCAGCATGGGCATCGAGATCGGTCACCTCGATGATCCCGAGGTGCGCCGCTGGATCGAGGCCCGCATCGAAGACGGGGCCTTCCCCCAGCCCGACGCTTCCACCCGCAAACGCATCTACGAGCGCCTGATGCAGGCCACGCTGTTTGAGGAGTTCCTGCAGAAGAAGTACCTGGGCGCTAAAACTTTCTCCACCGAAGGCTCTGAAGCCATCATCGCCCTGCTGGATTTGGCCATGGAGCAGGCGGCCCGCCAGGGGGTGACTGAGGTGGTGATGGGGATGGCCCACCGGGGCCGGCTCAACGTGCTCGTCAACATCGTGGGCAAACCCATGCGCGATATCTTCCTGGAGTTCGAGGAGCAATTTCCCGAGGGGTATCACGGCGATGTGAAGTACCACCTGGGCCACTCCAACGACATCCAGACCCCTGGCGGGCCGTTGCACATCTCGCTCAACTTCAACCCCTCGCACCTGGAGTTCGTGGGCGCGGTGGCGATGGGACGTTTGCGGGCCAAGCAGGACCGCTTCGGCGACACCGAGCGCAAGAAGGGCTTGCTGGTCGTGGTGCACGGGGATGCGGCCTTCATTGGTGAGGGCATCGTGCAGGAGACGCTCAACATCTCTGGGCTGAGGGCCTACACCGTGGGGGGCGCATTGCACGTGATCCTCAACAACCAGGTGGGCTTTACCACCGACCCCAGCGACTACACTGCCGGGCGCTACTCCACCGAGATCGCCAAGATGATCGAAAGCCCCATCTTCCACGTCAACGCCGAGGACCCGGATGCCGTCTACGCTGCCGTGGTGATGGCCATGGAGTTCCGCGCCGCTTTCAAGCGCGACGTGTTCATCGACCTGGTGGGCTTCCGCCGCCGCGGCCACAACGAGACCGACGAACCCGCTTTCACCCAGCCCGAGATGTACCGGATCATCGCGAGCAAGCCCCCGGCCTACCAGGGATACTTCCCTAAGCTCGAGGCCGCCGGGGTGCTGAGCAAAGCCGAGGCCGAGGCGATGGCCCAGGAATACCAGGTCAAGCTGGATGCGGCCTTCGCCGAAGCGCGCAGTGCACCTTCCACCGTCCGTCCGCACGCGGGCGGGGGCATTTGGAGTGGCTATCATGGCGGTCCTGAAAACGGCACTCCTGACGTGGACACGGGGGTGGCGCTCGAGAGGCTGTACGAGCTGATGAAGGGCCTGACCACGCTACCCGAGGACTTCAACCTGCACCCCAAGCTGGGCCGTTTCGTGCAGGGCCGCGCTGAGATGGGCGAGGGCAAGCGGCCTCTGGACTGGGCCGCCGCCGAGGCGCTGGCCTTCGCTAGTCTCGCCGCCGAGGGACACCGGGTGCGCATGAGTGGTCAGGACGTGGTGCGCGGCACCTTCACTCAGCGGCACGGCGGCTACACCGATACAGTCACTGGCAGGCGCTACATCCCCGCCCAGCACCTCGTCGAGGGACAGGCTCCGGTCGAGCTCTACAACTCAGCCCTCTCCGAGGCCGGAGTGCTGGGCTTCGAGTACGGCTACAGCCTCGACGCCCCCGATGGGTTGGTGATCTGGGAAGCCCAGTACGGCGACTTCGTGAACACCGCCCAGGTCATCATCGACCAGTTCATCGCCTCCGCCGAGGTCAAGTGGAGCCGCCTCTCGGGGCTGGTGATGCTGCTGCCGCATGGCATGGAAGGGGGTGGTCCCGAGCACTCCTCCGCCCGCCTCGAGCGCTTCCTGCAGTTGTGCGCTACCGATAACATGCAGGTGACCTACCCCTCCACCCCCGCGCAGTACTTCCACCTGCTGCGCCGCCAGGTCAAGCGCCCCTGGCGCAAGCCCCTCATCGTGATGACGCCCAAGAGCCTGCTGCGCAATCCCGAGGCGGTCTCGCCCATCGAAGAGCTCACCAAAGGCCGTTTCCAGCGGGTGTTGCCCGACAGCACCGGGGCCGATCCGAAAAGGGTTTCGCGTGTCCTGTTGTGCTCGGGCAAGGTCTTCTACGACCTCGAGGCCGCCCGCAAGGCCGCAGGCAAGGAGGACGTGGCCATCGTACGTCTGGAACAGTTCTACCCCTTCCCCGAAGGGGAGCTGGCGGCGGCGCTCGAGCCCTTTGGCAAGAAGGTGCCTGTGTACTGGGTGCAGGAGGAGCCCAGTAACATGGGAGCCTGGTGGTTCCTCAAGGCCCGTTTCGGCCACCTCATTTACGGACATGCCTTCGAGGGCATTGCCCGCCCCGAGTCCAGCAGCCCGGCTGTGGGTTCGTCCAAGGTGCACAAGCGCGAACAGGAGCAATTGGTCAGGGAGGCCCTCGGCCTCTGA